One stretch of Malus domestica chromosome 14, GDT2T_hap1 DNA includes these proteins:
- the LOC103452560 gene encoding metal-nicotianamine transporter YSL1-like, with product MNMELEAREKKEIERDDMEEETIVQSEGPVGTILPWTQQLTFRGVVASIVIGMVYSVIAMKLNLTTGIVPNLNVSAALLAFVFIRTWTNLLKKAGFNSKPFTRQENTMIQTCAVACYSIAVGGGFASYLLGLNKKTYLLSGVNTEGNPATAVKEPGLGWMIGFLFLVCFVGLFVLIPLRKIMIVDLKLTYPSGLATAVLINGFHTQGDKMAKKQVHGFMKYFSVSFLWGFFKWFYSARAECGFSQFPTFGLQAWKNTFYFDFGMTFVGAGMICSHLVNLSLLFGSVLSFGVLWPLIGRRKGHWFPESLDESNMKGLYGYKVFLAVALILGDGLYNFVKILVCTIVNIYVRLKNKNLQLDVEGKVKPIEKKQNEIFLSENIPTWLAVTGYVVFSIISVIAIPMMFPELKWYYVIVAYIVAPSLAFCNAYGAGLTDLNMSYNYGKVALFVLAAMTGKEHGVVAGLAGCGLIKSVVNVACILMQDLKTAHLTFTSPRAMFVSQALGTALGCVIAPLSFFLFYKAFDVGNPHGEFKAPFALIYRNMAILGVQGFSALPQHCLQLCYGFFAFAVLVNIVRDFSPKIGKWMPLPMVMGVPFLVGAYFAIDMCIGSLIVFVWHKINSKKAVLMVPAVASGLICGEGLWTLPASVLALAKVKPPMCMKFLGS from the exons atgaacatggaGCTGGAAGCAAGGGAGAAGAAGGAGATAGAGAGGGATGACATGGAAGAAGAGACAATAGTTCAATCCGAGGGGCCGGTTGGGACAATCCTTCCATGGACACAGCAGCTAACATTCCGAGGAGTCGTTGCGAGCATAGTGATTGGAATGGTGTACAGTGTGATAGCCATGAAGCTAAACCTCACAACTGGGATTGTTCCTAATCTCAATGTCTCTGCTGCTCTCCTCGCGTTCGTGTTCATCCGAACGTGGACGAACCTGCTCAAGAAGGCGGGATTTAATTCGAAACCCTTCACTCGGCAGGAGAATACTATGATTCAGACTTGTGCAGTTGCTTGTTATAGTATTGCTGTGGGAG GTGGATTTGCGTCTTATTTGTTGGGATTAAACAAGAAGACATATCTTCTGTCCGGTGTGAACACAGAAGGAAACCCTGCAACTGCTGTTAAGGAACCTGGGCTTGGTTGGATGATAGGCTTCCTTTTTCTAGTCTGTTTTGTTGGCCTTTTTGTCTTGATTCCTCTAAGAAAG ATTATGATAGTTGACCTGAAGTTGACTTATCCAAGTGGTTTGGCAACTGCGGTTCTCATCAATGGCTTCCATACTCAGGGAGATAAAATGGCTAA GAAGCAAGTACATGGCTTCATGAAGTATTTTTCTGTCAGCTTCCTGTGGGGATTCTTCAAGTGGTTTTACAGTGCTAGAGCAGAATGTGGATTCTCACAATTCCCCACGTTCGGATTGCAAGCTTGGAAAAACAC GTTCTACTTCGATTTCGGCATGACCTTCGTCGGAGCAGGCATGATATGTTCACATCTAGTAAACCTGTCCTTACTTTTCGGGTCTGTGCTCTCTTTCGGTGTACTGTGGCCGCTCATAGGCCGGCGTAAAGGACATTGGTTCCCGGAGAGTTTAGACGAAAGCAACATGAAGGGTTTGTATGGTTACAAGGTTTTTCTCGCAGTTGCCCTAATCCTTGGTGACGGGCTTTACAATTTCGTCAAGATTCTGGTTTGCACCATTGTTAATATTTATGTCAGATTGAAAAACAAGAATCTCCAATTGG ATGTCGAGGGCAAGGTGAAGCCGatcgaaaaaaaacaaaacgaaatcTTCCTCAGTGAAAACATCCCTACGTGGCTTGCAGTCACCGGATACGTTGTCTTTTCCATCATTTCTGTCATCGCGATCCCGATGATGTTCCCGGAGCTCAAATGGTATTATGTTATAGTAGCCTACATAGTTGCTCCATCTCTTGCATTCTGCAACGCTTATGGAGCTGGTCTAACCGATCTAAACATGTCCTACAACTATGGAAAAGTTGCCCTCTTTGTGCTGGCAGCAATGACGGGAAAAGAGCACGGTGTGGTGGCGGGGCTTGCGGGCTGCGGCCTCATCAAATCGGTCGTCAACGTGGCATGTATTCTGATGCAAGATCTCAAGACAGCCCATCTGACTTTCACCTCTCCCAGGGCAATGTTTGTGAGCCAAGCCCTTGGCACTGCACTAGGCTGTGTGATAGCTCCTCTCAGCTTCTTCCTATTCTATAAGGCGTTCGATGTGGGAAACCCGCACGGAGAATTCAAGGCTCCTTTCGCCTTGATCTACAGAAACATGGCGATCCTAGGCGTGCAAGGCTTCTCGGCGCTGCCTCAGCATTGCCTCCAGCTCTGCTACGGCTTTTTTGCTTTCGCGGTGCTAGTCAACATAGTCAGAGATTTTTCACCGAAGATCGGAAAATGGATGCCACTTCCGATGGTCATGGGCGTTCCATTTCTCGTCGGGGCATACTTTGCCATAGACATGTGCATAGGGAGTCTGATTGTGTTTGTATGGCACAAGATTAACAGCAAGAAGGCTGTGCTAATGGTTCCGGCGGTTGCTTCTGGATTGATTTGCGGGGAAGGGTTGTGGACTCTCCCCGCATCGGTTCTTGCTCTGGCCAAAGTAAAACCCCCAATGTgcatgaaatttttgggttcctAG